The following are encoded together in the Kwoniella europaea PYCC6329 chromosome 1, complete sequence genome:
- a CDS encoding acyl-CoA thioesterase II encodes MVPFARLTDLVGVSAHPFASDISISKPLWVPSGARGVFGGQVIAQSLAAASRTISSPFGLHSMHCYFLLPAHANPDIEYRVERLRDGKSYSNRLVRAWQGDREVFVLLASYTVPPTTLPENFNLASNSHQGKIKISHTLRFANETEDKSQSPNRPLSILTSSVQPTYQNPFPPHLKPWEECFPEEDRWQRFFDEKCQEWKGARRRFLEEYIKERRESPVGIARARVKRSDLSQNEETEDSPVHTRMSWLHARLDPSENPDIETVKAMIAYMTDFQFIGTASRSVGLHQSSTPRIGMLASLDHSIHFYPFPEGFDPSAPLLHVMESQSVNIASGRGVVQGRVYTKEGVLIAVTAQEGVVRADLKGLEARGLVEGGAVGDDKDENKKKIQAKL; translated from the exons ATGGTGCCCTTCGCTCGACTGACCGACCTGGTGGGTGTGAGCGCCCATCCTTTCGCATCCGACATATCAATTTCGAAACCATTATGGGTTCCCTCAGGTGCGAGGGGAGTATTCGGCGGTCAAGTGATCGCTCAATCTTTAGCTGCTGCTTCTCGTACgatatcttcaccattcgGTCTACACAGTATGCACTgttacttccttcttcctgctcaTGCCAATCCAGATATCGAATATAGGGTAGAAAGGTTGAGGGACGGGAAGAGTTATTCCAATAGATTGGTTAGAGCTTGGCAAGGTGATAGAGAGGTATTTGTACTGTTGGCCAGTTATACTGTACCACCTACGACTTTGCCCGAAAACTTCAATTTGGCATCAAACTCACACCaggggaagatcaagatatcgCATACACTTCGGTTCGCCAACGAAACTGAGGATAAAAGTCAGAGTCCAAATCGACCTTTATCCATACTGACGTCAAGCGTCCAACCAACTTATCAAAATCCTTTCCCACCGCATTTGAAACCATGGGAAGAATGTTtcccagaagaagatagatggcAGAGGTTTTTCGACGAGAAATGTCAGGAATGGAAAGGAGCCAGGAGAAGGTTCCTAGAAGAGTatataaag GAACGAAGAGAGTCACCCGTCGGTATTGCTAGAGCTCGCGTCAAGCGATCTGACTTGTCGCAGAATGAGGAAACTGAAGATAGTCCGGTGCATACCCGAATGAGCTGGTTACATGCTAGATTGGATCCAAGCGAGAACCCAGATATCGAGACTGTGAAG GCGATGATAGCGTATATGACAGATTTTCAATTCATCGGCACTGCCTCTCGTTCAGTGGGATTACATCAAAGCTCAACTCCTAGAATAGGAATGCTGGCTTCCCTTGACCACTCTATCCACTTTTACCCCTTCCCAGAAGGCTTTGATCCATCTGCACCTCTTCTTCACGTCATGGAATCTCAGAGTGTGAATATAGCCAGTGGGAGAGGTGTAGTCCAAGGGAGGGTGTATACGAAAGAGGGCGTTCTGATCGCTGTGACGGCTCAAGAAGGGGTGGTGAGAGCGGATCTGAAAGGGCTGGAAGCTAGGGGGctggtggaaggtggtgcGGTAGgggatgataaagatgagaataagaagaaaaTTCAGGCCAAATTGTAG
- a CDS encoding phosphoglycerate kinase, with translation MSLSSKLSITDVNLKGERVLIRVDFNVPQDKELNITNPARIVAALPTIKYAIDQGAKSVILMSHLGRPDGSPNPKYSLKPVAAKLSELLSKDVKFLDDCVGEDVKKAVLAGENGQVFLLENLRFHVEEEGKGKKDGEKIKADPENVKKFREDLTALGTVYINDAFGTAHRAHSSMVGVQLPQRAAGFLMKKELEYFAKVLEHPERPFLAILGGAKVADKIQLIENMLDQVNTLIICGGMSFTFKKTLENVEIGKSLFDEEGSKKVQSLVDKAKKNNVKLVFPVDYITADKFDKDAQVGEATDESGIPADWQGLDAGPKSQEIFAQTVAEAKTILWNGPAGVFEFPNFAKGSNALLDATIKAAKNGATVIVGGGDTATLVANAGKEKELSHVSTGGGASLELLEGKTLPGVAELSEKK, from the exons atgTCTCTTTCTTCCAAACTCAGTATCACCGACGTCAACCTCAAGGGTGAACGTGTCCTCATCAGAGTTGACTTCAATGTCCC TCAAGATAAGGAATTGAACATTACCAACCCAGCT CGTATCGTCGCTGCTCTCCCCACAATCAAATATGCCATTGATCAAG GTGCCAAATCCGTCATCTTGATGTCCCATCTTGGACGACCCGATGGatctcccaatcccaaataCTCCCTTAAACCAGTTGCCGCCAAGCTTTCCGAACTTTTATCTAAAGATGTGAAATTCCTTGATGACTGTGTAGGAGAGGATGTCAAGAAGGCTGTATTGGCCGGTGAGAATGGTCAGGTTTTCCTCCTGGAGAACCTTAGATTCCAcgttgaggaggaaggtaaaggtaagAAGGACGgcgagaagatcaagg CCGACCCTGAAAACGTCAAGAAATTCAGAGAAGACTTGACTGCTCTTGGTACTGTTTACATCAACGACGC CTTCGGTACTGCCCACCGAGCTCACTCTTCCATGGTTGGTGTACAACTCCCTCAAAGAGCCGCCGGGTTCCTCATGAAGAAGGAACTCGAGTACTTTGCCAAAGTACTTGAACACCCCGAAAGGCCTTTCTTGGCTATTCTTGGTGGTGCCAAGGTTGCTGATAAGATCCAATTGATCGAGAACATGcttgatcaa GTcaacactctcatcatctgtGGTGGTATGtcattcaccttcaagaAGACTCTTGAGAatgtcgag ATTGGTAAATCTCTCtttgacgaagaaggatcCAAAAAGGTTCAATCTCTCGTTGACaaagccaagaagaacaaCGTCAAACTTGTCTTCCCTGTTGATTATATCACCGCCGATAAATTCGATAAAGATGCTCAA GTTGGTGAAGCCACCGATGAATCAGGTATCCCCGCCGACTGGCAAGGACTCGATGCTGGACCTAAATCTCAAGAGATTTTCGCTCAGACCGTCGCTGAAGCCAAGACGATCTTATGGAATGGTCCAGCGGGTGTATTCGAGTTCCCCAACTTTGCTAAAGGATCCAACGCCTTGCTCGACGCTACTAtcaaagctgccaagaaCGGTGCTACGGTCATTGTCGGCGGTGGTGATACCGCTACATTGGTTGCTAATGCTGGTaaagagaaggaattgagTCACGTATCtactggtggtggtgcttCCCTTGAATTACTCGAGGGCAAG ACTCTCCCTGGTGTTGCTGAGCTCTCTGAGAAGAAATGA